In Candidatus Edwardsbacteria bacterium, one genomic interval encodes:
- the dapA gene encoding 4-hydroxy-tetrahydrodipicolinate synthase, with translation MIDWKGSFVAIVTPFRNGTLDVPALERLLDFHAANGTAGVVFAATTGEGPTVLPEEYKKIVETTLKKAQGKMKVLAYTGTNDTLKSITKTQEMEKMGVDGALVVTPYYNKPSQEGLYQHFKAVASATKLPIMLYNVPGRTGVSLDPATVCRLAAIGNIVAIKEASGNLDNVSQIITLCGEKMAVFSGEDSLTLPMLAIGAQGVVSVVANVAPKDTAKMVDKFLKGEVDGARKIHLKQFSLIKALFVETSPGPVKAALNLMGLCHAEMRMPLVEVSEATKKLLKAELKKYGLII, from the coding sequence ATGATAGATTGGAAAGGCTCTTTTGTGGCAATCGTAACGCCGTTCAGAAACGGTACCCTGGACGTACCGGCCCTGGAACGGCTTTTAGATTTTCATGCGGCCAACGGCACCGCCGGGGTGGTCTTCGCCGCCACCACCGGGGAGGGACCGACGGTCCTGCCGGAGGAATACAAAAAGATCGTCGAAACAACCCTGAAGAAGGCCCAGGGCAAAATGAAGGTCCTGGCCTATACCGGCACCAACGACACCCTGAAAAGCATCACCAAGACCCAGGAGATGGAGAAAATGGGAGTGGACGGGGCGCTGGTGGTCACTCCTTATTATAACAAGCCCAGCCAGGAGGGGCTTTACCAGCATTTCAAGGCGGTGGCCTCGGCTACCAAACTGCCGATCATGCTGTACAACGTCCCCGGCCGGACAGGGGTCTCCCTGGATCCGGCCACTGTCTGCCGCCTGGCCGCCATCGGGAATATCGTGGCCATCAAGGAGGCCTCGGGAAACCTGGACAATGTCAGCCAGATAATCACCCTATGCGGGGAAAAGATGGCGGTGTTCTCCGGCGAGGACTCCCTGACCCTGCCGATGCTGGCCATCGGGGCCCAAGGGGTGGTATCGGTGGTGGCCAATGTCGCCCCCAAGGATACCGCCAAAATGGTGGATAAATTCCTCAAGGGGGAGGTTGATGGGGCCCGAAAGATACACCTCAAGCAGTTTTCCCTGATCAAGGCCCTGTTCGTGGAGACCAGCCCCGGGCCGGTCAAGGCCGCCCTGAATCTGATGGGGCTGTGCCATGCCGAGATGCGGATGCCGCTGGTGGAGGTGTCGGAGGCCACCAAGAAACTGCTCAAAGCCGAGCTGAAAAAATACGGGCTGATAATCTAG
- a CDS encoding deoxynucleoside kinase, with protein MAQIPNYIAVEGVIGVGKTSLARMLAERFKSRLVQEEVEENPFLSKFYSDRRAFAFQTQIFFLLSRFKQQQNLFQQELFSQGIVSDYLFAKDKIFAYLNLDQNEISLYEHMLPLLERNINQPDLVVYLQAEVDVLLRRIKHRGRPFEHGMQREYLSELSEAYNHFFFHYSETPLLVVNVNDIDFVNNQDDFNDLVEKICQPHPGTRYYVPVGSKGKR; from the coding sequence ATGGCACAGATACCCAACTACATAGCGGTGGAGGGCGTGATCGGGGTGGGCAAGACCTCGCTGGCCCGGATGCTGGCCGAGCGCTTCAAATCCAGGCTGGTGCAGGAGGAGGTGGAGGAGAACCCCTTCCTGAGCAAGTTCTACTCCGACCGCCGGGCCTTCGCCTTCCAGACCCAGATATTCTTCCTGCTGTCGCGCTTCAAACAGCAGCAGAACCTTTTCCAGCAGGAGCTGTTCAGCCAGGGCATAGTGTCCGATTACCTGTTCGCCAAGGACAAGATCTTCGCCTACCTGAACCTGGACCAGAACGAGATCTCGCTCTACGAGCATATGCTGCCGCTGCTGGAGAGAAACATCAACCAGCCCGACCTGGTGGTCTACCTGCAGGCCGAGGTGGACGTGCTGCTCCGGCGGATCAAACACCGGGGGCGGCCCTTCGAGCACGGCATGCAGCGGGAATACCTGTCCGAGCTCTCCGAGGCCTACAATCATTTCTTTTTCCATTATTCCGAGACCCCGCTGCTGGTGGTGAATGTCAACGACATAGATTTCGTGAACAACCAGGATGATTTCAACGACCTGGTGGAGAAGATCTGCCAGCCCCATCCCGGGACCCGGTATTATGTGCCGGTGGGCAGCAAGGGCAAGAGGTAG
- the folK gene encoding 2-amino-4-hydroxy-6-hydroxymethyldihydropteridine diphosphokinase, with protein MKTSQDKAVRAYIGLGSNLGKRLGNIRSAIAALEQVPGVIIRNTSSVYETDPVGNVHQPKFLNSVMEIETRLPAAELLISLQRIEKHLGRKRQLKNEPRIIDLDILYYDQLVTSTEQLTLPHAQAARRAFVMIPLLEIAPELVDPCSKKKISEILAGLDAKGQGVRKLDKSRY; from the coding sequence ATGAAGACATCCCAGGACAAGGCCGTCCGGGCCTACATAGGGCTGGGCTCCAACCTGGGCAAGCGCCTGGGAAACATCCGGAGCGCCATCGCCGCGCTGGAGCAGGTCCCGGGCGTCATCATCAGGAACACCTCGTCGGTCTACGAGACCGACCCGGTGGGCAACGTCCACCAGCCGAAGTTCCTCAATTCGGTGATGGAGATCGAGACCCGGCTGCCGGCCGCCGAACTGCTGATCTCCCTGCAGAGGATAGAAAAACACCTGGGCCGGAAACGGCAACTGAAGAACGAACCCCGGATCATCGACCTGGACATCCTGTACTACGATCAGCTGGTGACCAGCACCGAGCAGCTGACCCTCCCCCATGCCCAGGCCGCCAGGAGGGCCTTCGTGATGATCCCCCTGCTGGAGATCGCCCCGGAGCTGGTCGACCCCTGCAGCAAAAAGAAAATAAGCGAAATCCTGGCAGGCCTGGACGCCAAGGGCCAGGGCGTGAGAAAATTAGATAAGAGCAGATATTAA
- a CDS encoding dCMP deaminase family protein — MPLKKKAARPAQRSGRAKVLPRGKTRPSWEKFFISLARMVSTRSTCLRRQVGAVVVRDKRILATGYNGAPSGMKHCDQLGCLREQLKVPSGERHEICRAIHAEQNAIIQAATCGVSLAGGTIYITHHPCVLCSKMIINAGIKKVVFLEGYPDELSRQMLREAKLETIKCRP, encoded by the coding sequence ATGCCGCTTAAGAAGAAGGCCGCCAGACCGGCCCAAAGATCCGGCCGGGCCAAGGTCCTGCCCCGGGGAAAAACCCGGCCCAGCTGGGAAAAGTTTTTCATCAGCCTGGCCCGGATGGTCTCCACCCGGTCCACCTGCCTGCGGCGCCAAGTGGGGGCGGTGGTGGTGCGCGACAAGCGGATACTGGCCACCGGGTACAACGGGGCTCCTTCGGGAATGAAGCATTGCGACCAGTTGGGCTGCCTCCGGGAGCAGCTGAAAGTGCCCTCCGGGGAGCGGCACGAGATCTGCCGGGCCATCCATGCCGAGCAGAACGCCATCATCCAGGCGGCCACCTGCGGGGTGTCGCTGGCCGGGGGCACCATCTACATAACCCATCATCCCTGCGTGCTGTGCTCCAAGATGATCATCAACGCCGGGATCAAGAAGGTGGTATTCCTGGAGGGCTATCCCGACGAGCTGTCCCGCCAGATGCTCCGGGAGGCAAAACTCGAAACAATCAAGTGCCGGCCATGA
- the glyA gene encoding serine hydroxymethyltransferase, with translation MSDLKTKDPEIFQSIIDETGRQEYGLELIASENFVSEEVMEAQGSVMTNKYAEGYPGKRYYGGCEFVDVAENLARDRAKKLFDCEYANVQPHSGSTANQAVYFTYCQPGDTVLGMDLAHGGHLTHGSPVSFSGKMYQIFSYGVKKETGYIDMDDVAKKAREHKPRMIIVGASAYSRHYDFAKFREIADQVGAFLFADVAHPAGLIAAGLHPSPIPHCHVVTTTTHKTLRGPRGGMVLIGKDSENPFGIKIKVKAGERLKMMSEVMDSTVMPGIQGGPLMHVIAAKAVAFKEALDPSFKLYAQQVIDNARALAASLVERGYQIVSGGTDNHLMLIDLSNKTITGKEAENALHAAGITVNKNMVPFDTRSPFVTSGFRMGTAALTTRGMKQGEMKTVAGMIDRVLSHTGNESKIKEVSGEIRELCRQFPLYPNRLKG, from the coding sequence ATGAGCGATCTTAAGACCAAAGACCCCGAGATCTTTCAATCCATCATCGACGAGACCGGGCGCCAGGAATACGGCCTGGAGCTGATCGCCTCGGAGAATTTCGTCTCCGAAGAAGTGATGGAGGCCCAGGGCTCGGTGATGACCAACAAGTACGCCGAGGGCTATCCCGGCAAGCGCTACTACGGGGGCTGCGAGTTCGTGGACGTGGCCGAGAACCTGGCCCGGGACCGGGCCAAGAAGCTGTTCGACTGCGAGTACGCCAACGTCCAGCCCCATTCCGGCTCCACCGCCAACCAGGCGGTCTATTTTACCTACTGCCAGCCGGGCGACACGGTGCTGGGGATGGACCTGGCCCATGGCGGGCATTTGACCCACGGCTCGCCGGTCTCCTTCTCGGGTAAGATGTATCAGATATTCTCCTACGGGGTCAAAAAGGAGACCGGGTACATCGACATGGATGATGTGGCCAAAAAGGCCCGGGAGCACAAGCCCAGGATGATCATCGTGGGGGCCTCGGCCTACAGCCGGCACTACGATTTCGCCAAGTTCCGGGAGATCGCCGACCAGGTGGGGGCCTTCCTGTTCGCCGATGTGGCCCATCCGGCCGGCCTGATCGCCGCCGGGCTGCACCCCTCGCCCATCCCCCACTGTCACGTGGTGACCACCACCACCCACAAGACCCTGCGCGGCCCGCGGGGCGGGATGGTGCTGATCGGAAAAGACAGCGAGAACCCCTTCGGGATCAAGATAAAAGTAAAGGCCGGCGAGCGGCTCAAGATGATGTCCGAGGTGATGGACAGCACGGTGATGCCCGGCATCCAGGGCGGCCCGCTGATGCACGTCATCGCCGCCAAGGCGGTGGCCTTCAAGGAGGCCCTGGACCCGTCCTTCAAGCTCTACGCCCAGCAGGTGATAGACAACGCCCGGGCTTTGGCCGCCAGCCTGGTGGAGAGGGGATATCAGATAGTCTCCGGCGGCACCGACAACCACCTGATGCTGATCGACCTGAGCAACAAGACCATCACCGGCAAGGAGGCCGAGAACGCCCTGCACGCCGCCGGGATCACCGTCAACAAGAACATGGTGCCGTTCGACACCCGCAGCCCCTTCGTGACCTCCGGGTTCCGGATGGGCACCGCGGCCCTGACCACCCGGGGCATGAAGCAGGGCGAGATGAAGACCGTGGCCGGGATGATCGACCGGGTGCTGTCCCATACCGGAAACGAGAGCAAGATCAAAGAGGTATCCGGCGAGATCAGGGAGCTGTGCCGGCAATTTCCCCTGTATCCCAACCGATTGAAAGGATAA
- a CDS encoding FlgD immunoglobulin-like domain containing protein: MFKKMLVGSVLLLGLWGLAAAQDSSNVRTVGSYLSSGNCQAVAVANIGGNDYVVIGCGMQVILLNINDPASPVFVSGFSVQGNISDIEVSGNNILVAQAQYTLDPSGYGTSIINASDPVNPTLTGTIPWKSRVIATSGNYVYSLSANGFIVHDITDPANPDSVGTYYGGDGPGYDCADLDAAGNYVYLAGATGMFVVDATVPASPLKVGNTGITGIGNEGYRVSVYGDYCIFKTLYDFRIIRISTPSAPAQTAIYEQAAGAPVTLSGEHAYFAGGLRIFSIQDPTNPILTGQYSITGSDIAVLGDYAYVAAGALGLKVIKCNNGILPAPAGYYDTPGNAYGVALSGNNAVVADDSAGLRIIDISDPASPNEIGTLNTPGMASDVVVSGNYAYVADYGSGLRVIDISDPTNPNEAGSYDTPGIARGVAVIDSFAYVADGSAGLRIINVNDPDSLYEVGSYNTSGNCYKVVVSGKYAYVADGPSGMVAVNILDPANPVLAGSYDTAGDALDVAYLLNYVYVADGGAGLAIVSVSSIASPSLTGTFNTAGSANGVKVSGGYAYVADGGQGLRIIKVSTPSSPTEAFYCDTPGRAYDLAVSGNYAYVADSSSGLRVINFVFPGTPALAGQYQPIASCTKARDVAVSGNYAYVADDTIGLRIIDITDPAEPIEAGYFNTPGHAYGVAVSGNYAYVAEDTNGLRIINVGNPASPVQAGVFSTPGATYDVVVEGNYAYVADYGSGLRIINVSNPASPAETGFYDTPGLSCGVAVSGNHAYVADGANGLRIINIIDPSAPDEVGYYDTPGNAKGVKVIGDYAYVADGLSGLRVINVSDPVIPVQAGYYDTPGTALDVFVSRQNAYVADSSSGFRVINIGDPSSPSPAGYYNTPGTSYGLFVADSLAYVADGNYGLRIYQGYGPAGVTNDQIQNSELIIQNLKLRVHSNTIEYALPQSGRVSLKVYNLIGQEVRNLIHENKQPGSYQMKWDGRNAGNRRVSSGVYLVRLQSGEQAATAKIIIVK; this comes from the coding sequence ATGTTCAAAAAAATGCTGGTTGGGTCGGTTCTGTTGCTGGGTTTGTGGGGCCTGGCGGCCGCCCAGGACAGTTCCAACGTGCGAACGGTGGGCAGCTACCTTTCCAGCGGGAATTGCCAGGCTGTGGCAGTTGCCAACATCGGCGGAAACGATTATGTTGTGATCGGTTGCGGCATGCAAGTAATTCTCCTCAATATAAATGATCCGGCTTCTCCTGTCTTTGTGAGCGGGTTTTCAGTACAGGGGAATATAAGCGATATCGAAGTATCAGGCAACAATATACTCGTTGCACAAGCACAATATACGCTTGACCCATCGGGTTACGGAACCAGCATAATTAATGCCAGTGACCCGGTGAATCCCACGCTGACCGGCACTATCCCATGGAAGTCACGAGTAATTGCAACGTCAGGCAATTATGTATATAGCTTATCTGCCAATGGATTTATAGTTCACGATATAACCGATCCTGCCAATCCAGACAGCGTCGGCACATATTATGGCGGCGACGGACCCGGATATGACTGCGCGGACCTGGATGCGGCCGGGAATTATGTATATCTTGCCGGCGCTACCGGAATGTTTGTGGTTGATGCGACTGTCCCGGCAAGCCCCCTTAAAGTGGGTAACACGGGGATAACAGGGATAGGGAATGAAGGTTATAGGGTTTCTGTTTACGGTGATTACTGTATTTTCAAGACGTTATACGATTTCAGGATAATAAGGATCAGTACGCCTTCAGCACCAGCCCAAACAGCTATTTACGAACAAGCCGCAGGGGCGCCGGTCACATTATCCGGCGAGCATGCGTATTTTGCGGGCGGTTTAAGGATTTTCAGCATCCAAGATCCAACCAACCCCATCCTAACCGGACAGTACAGCATAACGGGATCTGACATAGCGGTGTTGGGTGATTACGCTTATGTGGCTGCCGGGGCATTGGGTCTTAAGGTGATAAAATGCAATAATGGCATCTTGCCTGCTCCGGCCGGATATTATGACACACCGGGAAATGCCTATGGCGTGGCTCTATCCGGCAATAATGCCGTAGTGGCGGATGACAGCGCCGGGTTGCGCATAATTGACATTAGTGATCCTGCCAGCCCCAACGAGATCGGTACTTTAAATACCCCGGGTATGGCCAGCGATGTGGTCGTCTCCGGCAATTATGCCTACGTGGCCGATTACGGTTCAGGCTTGAGGGTGATCGATATCAGCGATCCCACCAATCCAAATGAAGCCGGTTCATACGACACGCCGGGTATTGCCCGGGGCGTGGCCGTGATCGACAGTTTTGCCTATGTGGCGGATGGCAGCGCCGGACTGAGGATAATAAATGTAAATGACCCGGACAGCCTGTACGAAGTTGGAAGTTACAATACCTCAGGCAATTGTTATAAAGTGGTGGTCTCCGGCAAGTACGCCTATGTGGCCGACGGACCTTCCGGTATGGTCGCTGTAAACATATTAGATCCTGCCAACCCGGTATTAGCCGGAAGTTATGATACCGCCGGAGATGCTCTTGATGTGGCATATCTTCTCAATTATGTCTATGTGGCCGACGGCGGTGCCGGGCTGGCAATAGTGAGCGTCAGCAGCATCGCCAGCCCCAGTTTGACAGGAACCTTTAATACTGCTGGTTCGGCCAACGGGGTTAAGGTATCCGGCGGGTATGCCTATGTGGCCGACGGAGGACAGGGCCTGCGGATCATCAAAGTAAGCACACCTTCAAGCCCAACGGAAGCGTTTTATTGCGATACGCCAGGCCGAGCCTATGATCTGGCAGTATCCGGCAACTATGCCTACGTGGCCGACAGCAGTTCCGGCTTGCGTGTCATCAATTTTGTTTTTCCCGGCACCCCGGCGCTGGCCGGGCAATATCAGCCGATTGCCAGCTGTACAAAGGCCCGGGATGTGGCGGTGAGCGGGAATTATGCCTATGTGGCCGACGATACCATTGGGCTGCGGATAATAGATATTACCGATCCCGCCGAACCCATCGAGGCCGGCTATTTCAACACTCCGGGACACGCCTATGGAGTGGCGGTGTCGGGCAATTATGCCTACGTGGCGGAGGATACAAACGGCTTGCGGATAATCAATGTAGGCAACCCAGCCAGCCCGGTCCAGGCCGGTGTATTCAGCACTCCCGGGGCCACATATGATGTGGTGGTTGAAGGCAATTACGCTTACGTGGCCGACTACGGGAGTGGATTGAGGATAATCAACGTCAGCAATCCGGCCAGCCCGGCGGAAACCGGTTTTTATGACACTCCGGGGCTGTCATGCGGCGTGGCAGTTTCGGGAAATCATGCTTATGTGGCTGATGGCGCCAACGGTTTGCGCATCATCAATATCATTGATCCATCAGCCCCGGACGAGGTCGGGTATTATGACACGCCTGGAAACGCCAAGGGGGTCAAGGTCATCGGCGACTATGCCTATGTGGCGGACGGCCTTTCCGGGCTTCGGGTAATAAACGTCAGCGATCCAGTGATCCCTGTTCAAGCCGGGTACTATGACACACCCGGGACCGCTTTGGATGTGTTTGTTTCCCGCCAGAACGCGTATGTGGCTGATTCTAGTTCTGGTTTCCGGGTTATCAACATAGGTGATCCGTCCAGCCCTTCTCCGGCAGGCTACTATAATACACCAGGCACATCTTATGGCCTTTTTGTGGCAGATAGTTTAGCTTATGTGGCGGACGGTAATTACGGCCTTAGAATTTACCAGGGCTACGGCCCGGCCGGGGTGACTAATGACCAAATTCAGAATTCAGAATTAATAATTCAAAATTTAAAGCTGCGGGTTCACAGCAATACAATTGAATACGCTCTCCCGCAGAGCGGACGGGTTTCTTTGAAGGTCTACAACCTGATAGGCCAGGAAGTCAGGAATTTGATACACGAGAACAAGCAGCCGGGCAGTTACCAGATGAAGTGGGATGGACGCAATGCCGGCAACCGAAGGGTATCCAGCGGGGTTTATCTGGTGCGCCTCCAGTCCGGGGAGCAGGCGGCCACTGCCAAAATTATTATTGTAAAATAA
- a CDS encoding FlgD immunoglobulin-like domain containing protein produces MFKRMLVGSVLLLGLCGLAAAQDSSNVQMVGYFTTGPCRAVAYTQKDSIDYAVIGNANRVMIINVSNKTAPVKVGERSTSGTVMGLTISGNYIFVADNMAGFVIIDMTDPTNPLLTGSYDTPGTAYGVAVSGNYAYVADGSSGLRIIDISNPASPLEAGYYNTSGTSYALAVSGSYAYVADGSNGLQIFDVSNPASPANTGSYTAAGTCFAVAVQDNYAYIDGMGYIFVLNVSNHSNPVFVDSSKASGYPWAISLSGNYAYLTGLGSAFELDYLNIYDISNPANVTRIGVYSGVGQVRCVTATDGYAYTAGVNGMYVIKCNNTPAPTDEIWPYDTPGNARNVAVSGNYAYVADDTSGIRIIDVSDTANFSEVGFINTPGNAYDVAVSDSLAYIVEYGYGLRIMNVSDPGSPVEVGFYDTPGAALGVAVSGNYAYVADGSAGLRIIDITDPSNPVGTGSINTPGDGFNVTVSGNYAYVADGASGLVIINLTDPANPIQAGSYNTAGSARSVAVSGSYAYVADEYYGLQVINISNPASPTLAGNLDTPGSANDVMVDGSYAYVADGDGGLRVINISNPSNPTVFYFTDTTAYASGLAILNDYAYLADSGDGLHIVKLRVTQSQTPTLSGQYEIPPTHPYDGYDCRGLAVDGGYAYVTWKDRFCVINVSDPANPAWVGAFDTINASSDNIAVSGNYAYLANWDIGLCIFDISMPFLPVLVSTYNSSGSARGVAVSGSYAYLADWNGCLQIIDITNPTNPVKVGEYITPSLAADVAVAGNYVYIADWDAGLRIIDVSDPASTSEVGYFDTPGLAKDVTVSGNYAFVADGTSGLRMIDISNPAAPIGVGSYDTPGNAINVAVSRNNVYVSDSASGLRVINISNPAAPTEVGYFIPPFPSEEVVAVNDYIYLAGNKFGLRILQGYGPAGVTNDQIQNSELLIQNLALRVHGNTIKYALPQSGRATLKVYNLLGQEVRNLMHDNKQQGSYQIKWDGRNAGNRRVSSGVYLVRLQAGEQAATAKMVVVR; encoded by the coding sequence ATGTTCAAAAGAATGCTGGTTGGGTCGGTTCTGTTGCTGGGCCTGTGCGGCCTGGCGGCCGCCCAGGACAGTTCCAACGTGCAAATGGTGGGATATTTTACCACCGGCCCGTGCCGTGCGGTGGCATATACCCAAAAAGACAGCATTGATTATGCTGTCATCGGCAATGCCAACCGGGTGATGATCATCAATGTAAGCAATAAAACCGCACCGGTCAAGGTGGGGGAAAGATCCACCTCGGGTACGGTAATGGGTTTGACCATATCAGGCAATTACATATTTGTGGCGGACAACATGGCCGGTTTTGTTATAATTGATATGACTGATCCGACCAATCCCTTGCTGACCGGGTCATATGACACTCCGGGAACGGCCTATGGTGTGGCGGTATCAGGTAATTACGCCTATGTGGCGGATGGGTCTTCCGGTTTGCGTATCATAGACATCAGCAACCCGGCATCCCCCCTCGAAGCCGGATACTACAATACATCAGGGACCAGTTATGCCCTGGCAGTTTCAGGCAGTTATGCCTATGTGGCGGACGGCTCAAATGGTTTGCAGATCTTTGATGTCAGCAACCCGGCCAGTCCGGCCAATACCGGCAGTTATACGGCTGCTGGTACTTGTTTTGCTGTTGCTGTTCAAGATAATTATGCCTATATTGACGGAATGGGTTATATCTTTGTGCTAAATGTCAGCAACCATTCAAATCCGGTTTTTGTAGACTCCAGCAAGGCATCGGGATACCCTTGGGCGATTTCGCTATCGGGTAATTATGCATACCTTACGGGATTGGGCTCGGCTTTCGAGTTGGATTATTTGAATATATACGATATTAGCAATCCGGCAAATGTAACACGAATAGGAGTATACAGCGGAGTCGGGCAAGTACGCTGCGTTACGGCAACCGATGGATATGCTTATACGGCAGGTGTTAATGGTATGTATGTTATAAAGTGCAATAATACCCCGGCCCCTACCGACGAAATATGGCCGTATGACACACCGGGTAACGCCCGCAATGTGGCCGTCTCCGGCAATTATGCCTATGTGGCCGATGACACTTCCGGCATAAGGATAATAGATGTCAGCGATACGGCAAACTTCAGCGAGGTTGGTTTCATCAACACCCCGGGCAACGCCTATGATGTTGCCGTGTCGGACAGCCTGGCCTACATCGTGGAATACGGCTACGGCCTGCGGATAATGAACGTCAGCGATCCCGGCAGCCCGGTAGAGGTCGGCTTTTATGACACGCCCGGCGCGGCACTGGGCGTGGCTGTTTCCGGGAATTATGCTTATGTGGCGGACGGCAGCGCCGGCCTGCGGATCATTGATATAACCGACCCCTCAAACCCGGTCGGGACCGGAAGCATCAATACCCCCGGAGACGGATTCAATGTGACAGTATCGGGCAATTATGCCTATGTGGCGGATGGCGCCTCGGGGTTGGTAATAATCAACCTTACCGACCCAGCCAACCCGATACAGGCGGGAAGCTATAATACCGCCGGAAGCGCCCGCAGCGTGGCGGTTTCGGGTAGTTATGCCTATGTAGCGGATGAATATTATGGACTGCAGGTGATAAATATAAGCAACCCGGCCAGCCCCACCCTGGCCGGCAACCTGGATACGCCAGGGTCAGCCAATGATGTGATGGTAGATGGCAGCTACGCCTATGTGGCCGACGGCGACGGGGGGCTACGGGTCATAAATATCAGCAATCCCTCCAACCCAACGGTGTTCTATTTCACCGATACCACAGCCTATGCTTCAGGCCTGGCAATTCTAAATGATTATGCCTACCTGGCCGATAGCGGGGATGGATTGCACATAGTCAAGCTCAGAGTCACGCAAAGCCAAACGCCGACATTATCCGGGCAATATGAAATCCCGCCGACGCATCCTTACGACGGATATGACTGCCGGGGGCTGGCGGTAGATGGCGGTTATGCCTACGTGACCTGGAAGGACAGGTTTTGCGTTATCAATGTAAGCGACCCTGCAAATCCGGCCTGGGTGGGAGCTTTTGATACCATAAACGCCTCTTCTGATAATATCGCTGTTTCCGGTAATTATGCCTATTTGGCCAATTGGGATATAGGCCTGTGTATTTTTGACATCAGCATGCCCTTTCTGCCGGTTTTGGTCAGCACCTATAATTCCTCCGGCTCTGCCCGGGGCGTTGCCGTTTCCGGGAGCTATGCCTACCTGGCAGATTGGAACGGTTGCCTGCAAATAATCGATATAACCAATCCAACTAATCCGGTGAAAGTTGGCGAGTATATAACGCCAAGTTTGGCTGCTGACGTAGCGGTGGCCGGTAATTATGTCTATATTGCTGATTGGGATGCAGGATTAAGGATAATTGACGTCAGCGATCCCGCCAGCACCAGTGAGGTAGGTTATTTTGACACCCCGGGTCTGGCCAAGGATGTGACGGTATCCGGCAATTACGCTTTTGTGGCTGATGGAACGTCTGGCCTGCGGATGATTGATATCAGCAATCCCGCCGCTCCGATCGGGGTTGGTTCATACGATACCCCCGGCAATGCCATTAATGTTGCGGTATCAAGGAATAATGTTTACGTTTCCGATAGTGCTTCGGGTCTTCGGGTAATAAACATCAGCAACCCCGCTGCTCCGACTGAAGTCGGTTATTTTATCCCCCCATTCCCATCCGAGGAAGTCGTGGCTGTTAATGATTATATTTATTTGGCCGGAAATAAGTTTGGCCTTAGGATACTGCAGGGCTACGGTCCGGCCGGGGTGACTAATGACCAAATTCAGAATTCAGAATTATTAATTCAGAATTTAGCGTTGCGGGTTCACGGAAATACCATAAAATACGCTCTCCCGCAAAGCGGACGGGCTACTTTGAAGGTATACAACCTGCTGGGGCAGGAGGTGCGGAATCTAATGCACGATAACAAACAGCAGGGCAGTTACCAGATCAAGTGGGACGGGCGCAATGCCGGCAACCGCAGGGTATCCAGCGGGGTTTATCTGGTGCGCCTCCAGGCCGGGGAGCAGGCGGCTACTGCCAAAATGGTGGTGGTGCGGTAA
- a CDS encoding TlpA disulfide reductase family protein, producing MTRIAACGLLLTVIMASSLPAGTADPGLCGQPAPIVVLKTLDGKDFYLRDHCGQVRGPRHKQEREAVVLSFFTSWCKNCKTEIPVLQQLASEMAGFPVKFYLVNVGQSRDTVENYVFNNVVSLPVLMDQYEVASKKYQVKELPTLVMIDKDGILKEYHTGFVPAYGDSIRMKIHSLLGMGQAGNSGHAAVRPDSSIIDTVKVTATPVIKKKSPKK from the coding sequence ATGACGCGCATTGCAGCCTGCGGTCTTTTATTGACGGTTATCATGGCATCGTCCCTGCCGGCCGGGACGGCCGACCCCGGCCTGTGCGGCCAGCCGGCCCCGATCGTGGTCCTGAAAACGCTGGACGGAAAGGATTTCTACCTGCGGGACCATTGCGGGCAGGTCCGGGGGCCGCGCCACAAGCAGGAACGGGAAGCGGTGGTCCTCAGTTTTTTTACCTCCTGGTGCAAGAACTGCAAGACCGAGATCCCGGTGCTCCAGCAATTGGCCTCGGAGATGGCCGGGTTTCCGGTAAAGTTCTACCTGGTCAACGTCGGGCAGTCCCGCGACACCGTGGAGAATTACGTCTTCAACAACGTGGTCTCCCTGCCGGTGCTGATGGACCAGTACGAGGTGGCCTCCAAGAAATACCAGGTCAAGGAACTGCCCACCCTGGTGATGATAGACAAGGACGGCATACTCAAAGAATACCACACCGGGTTCGTCCCGGCCTACGGCGACAGCATCAGGATGAAGATCCATTCGCTGCTGGGCATGGGCCAGGCAGGGAATTCCGGCCATGCGGCGGTCCGGCCGGACTCAAGCATAATCGATACCGTAAAGGTGACAGCTACACCGGTCATTAAAAAGAAGAGCCCCAAAAAGTAG